Proteins from one Rhizoctonia solani chromosome 5, complete sequence genomic window:
- a CDS encoding SH3 domain-containing protein produces MTDIKLKGHKGLQAYSTHVSGELVGVVSEFEAKKHKVKVWQPALQPNTYPTVESASYRLEDLKSGTIQVYRVAENV; encoded by the exons ATGACGGATATTAAGCTCAAGGGGCACAAGGGGCTACAAGCGTACTCGACGCACGTAAGCGGGGAACTGGTTGGTGTCGTCAGTGAGTTCGAGGCCAAGAAGCACAAGGTCAAGGTTTGGCAACCCGCTTTGCAACCTAATACCTACCCT ACCGTGGAATCTGCAAGCTATCGTTTGGAAGACCTAAAGAGTGGCACTATCCAG GTTTATCGCGTTGCCGAGAATGTTTAG